AGTAAATGTTGCTTCAGCTTTAGACATATCTGTTATTGTGGCATAGTGTTAGCtcaggctttctttttcttcttcctcttctttttcctcttctttttctttttctttttctttttctttttctttttctttttctttttctttttctttttctttttctttttctttttctttttctttttctttttcttttttctttttctttttctttttctttttcttcttcttcttctttttcttcttctttttcttcttctttttcttcttcttcttctttttcttctttttcttcttcttcttctttttcttctttttcttcttctttttctttttctttttctttttctttttctttttctttttctttttctttttctttttctttttctttttctttttctttttctttttctttttctttttctttttctctgcttttttttttattttttattttttattgacaATCCCTGTTTATAACAAACTGGTATGGGGAcctgaacagaacagaacagaattgtAATTCTCCCACTGCCTGAGTCACACCTCACAGTTTAACTAGACATTACAGTCAGTCAGTCTTCCTTTGACCccattgtggtttttttttagtgcCCTAATATAGCAAATAGGACATGAATAATCATCAGGTTATTAATAATCACCAGTAGAAGTATTTTCTACACTGTCAACATAGCTTGAGAGGTCACTGGGTGTTACTGAAAAAGTGTGACCGGACACTTTGAAACAAATCCTTATGTAATTTTCAGTGCAATTCCCTACAGATAGCTGAGCATGTTGTTTCAAGTCTGAAACTAATGCAGTGAAGCAATATAGAGCCATATAAATTCTTCAAggtaattttaattaaaaatctttcttttttctttctttttttttttttttagtcaatAGAAGGCAAGCATATTCCACTCTGAAGGTGATTTGCTCAGTGTAAAAACATTGTAGTTACATGATCCCTTACCATGGGAAAAGTCAGCACTCCCTAAGATGAAGACTTACACAGATTCATCTTCTCATGACCCTCTTCCATTTCACCTAGAGTTTCCTATTGTGAAAATGGTGTTCTCAGGAAGCTGGAATCCAGAACACTGATTGGACAGCACTCTCCACTGCTACTACTGTCTTCATGTCTCTTCTACtatccataaaataaaatgttatgcaATTCCTACTGCCAACACACTGAGATGGCTAAGGAAGAAGATAGGGGTGAAGAAAGTCCCACCTGATCACTTCATTTTCTTGCCTATCTGGGCTGAGAATCTAGCATCTCAGAATCATGTCTGAAAAGAACTTGAAAGAACATAGTAAAGAACGTAAATAAAGCAATCGTATTTTACCTATTTCATCAGTGCAGGCAAGCTTGAGCAGAGTGTCTTGGGTGCCTGACAGTTTCCTTCCCAAGAATAACTAGGTCAAAGTAATTAGCCTGAGGAGACATGAAGCCAGTAACCTTTCTTGCTTTCGTTAGTAGCAGTGTGTAAGGTCTTAGACCAGGTGTACAAACTGCTGGCATTTGACAGTCATGAACTGAAGCTCATGCCACTTCATGgtatgaaaaaacaaaagatcTTTTGAGTAGTGAACAATGAGCCTTACCAGAGACTTCGCAGAAGTGAGACCAGGGAGTCTGACAAAACGGAAAACACAATACTACAGTGAAGTCTGGCAAGAAGAATGTGGTTATACTCTAGCTTGAATCTTGATTAAGaaacattcaatattttttgGTACTAAAATGATGGTATTGCAGACCAGTGTTTTTCTTATGTCTGAAGTAGTTTGCTTAGGACAAAGAGACAGTCCTGACATTGTACATTAATTTGTACTAAGGTTGCTAACTAGAGGTGGTTAGAGGACTAACCACAGCACGTTTTAATATTCAAAGcaaactgcaaagcagctggGTGTCTGTAATAAGGCACTGACAATCCCTATAAATATGGGTCTTACCTTTATTACATCAAGAAAGATAAAGAGAGTGGGCAGTGGAGAatttgtgaaacaaaacacCTCCAAGAGCACCTAAATATGAATTGCTAGAAACACAGGCCTTAAATAGTGTGACTTGAAGAAGTCTCCTTTAGTATGCAGTCTGAGAAAAAAGGTACTGTCAAACGTTCAGTTATGAAGTTCTTTGTCAAGAACTTGTCCTTGTCAAGACCTAGTAAATGTAAAAGCTACAACCAGGAGGTAGGGGAAACGTGGAAAAGAAGCGGTAATTCTCACAACAAAGGTGATTTTTTCACATAATGgcaccaaaataaaattatttgtatgcTTGGGAACAACAAGGGAGAGATACTGCCGCAGGTGAACTGGGATACAATGTCCTGACAGTTTGTGTGAAAGGGTAGGGAGCTGCAGGTAGAAGACAGGCTAAAGGGCTGCAGATGGAAAGCCCTTAGCAATACACAGTCACTGTGAAACACTTGGTTTTACAGATGACAAGCTATGTGTATGTATTATTTCCGAAGGGCAGACTTTCATGGCTACAGTACCACTAAAGATATTAATTAGGTGAGATATGATGGtagaagaacattttctgttggaTAGCTGACAATAACCAGACCCTGAAGAAACAtatgctcaacagcagctgatcttttttctatttatatcaGTCAAACTAATAATCTCACAGACTTTTTCTGCttatatggcttttttttttttttttcaacagcatCATTTTGCGTCGTATGCAAGAACTCAAGCTGGGACAGAACTCAGTCACATCAATCCAAAACAGCTTCTGAGAGTACCTGCTGCCCAGGTATAAGAAATCTCTGAGTTCTTGCAGCTGGTTCATTTCCAGATCACAGGTTTCTCCCAGGGCCTGAAGATAATGATCCAGATTTGCTCAGATTATGTCTCTGTGCCCAGGTACACAGGCAGATGTTCCATGCTGTAGGCTGTGGTACAACCACAGCAGCACTTTGGGCCACACCATGATTCTGGTGCAGGCTAGGCCTACTAAACTGTTTTGATAGACACTCATTATCATGGGAAACCTGGTTTGAATTAGCCTTGCATATGCTCCTTGCTGTTAGGTAAGCCAGGAATGTTGAAGCTGTGATACTGAGCAGGAAGGAACACAAAGGTAACATAGCCAAAGATGTAACAGAAAGCTTGGCTGCCACTCTTTGAGACAGAAACATCTTCATTTTAGGGATTGCTTATATGTTGAGTTACTTGGTAAGATGCATAAGTGTTTgaggagcagggacagaaaCCAGGATACTTCCTCTCATCCTCAGTGACAAGAGTAGTTTGGAATTTGTGtcaatgttttaataaaattgcGCTTGCAAGATTGCTTGGATGACTAACATGATCACTCTGATTATTCAAGATTTCCAACAAGAATTTCTTCTGACTgagaagcaataaaaacaaaacctagcTTTTGGCTGCTCCAAATATTCACACTGCAGCCTTCTGTACCAGTGAAGGTGTTGCCAGAGCTAGTAGTTTTCTACTGCCATGTCCCATCCTGCACCAGCCTGCATAAACCAGGGATAATGAGCTGATGTTAAGATGAAACTCAAGGACTAAGAGTATGCTGAAGGAGCCATACATTTATTGTGTGTATCCTCTTCTTTAGAGGAGCTCTAGTCCAGCTGAAGTGCTTCCAGCATCAAGGGGAAGCAACTTGGCTTTCAGGAGGCTCACTGTTACTGGAGATGCTTGAGCCAGCTCATCGAGGGGTGAGGTTGAAACCTCCACCAAAACAAGGATAAAGAATCTATCCTGTCCTGCTAGGTACCTTACGTGGCTTTATGCTACTAAACATGCCCTACAAGAGAGGGAGGAGTGGCTTTGCACCCTGTTCCCTTTCTCAGCATCTTAATAAGAGTTTGAAGTGAAGCAGTGTGCTAGAAACCCCTCCACATGCTTGCTCTCACTTGAGCTGTGCCCAGAGTAGCATGAGACCTGTGCCGGCAACCAGACAGACAGCAGATATGCTAACCATGAATGAAGAggaatgatttttatttgcttgcctttggaaaatatttaaagacttATGGTAATGTATCCCCACAAAATATCTGCAtattaattattcattattttcattaaggtAAACCAAGACATACTATACAGAAGTAGATGAAAGAAATCTATAATGTTCCCTGtcttctctctgctcctcatatgttttcattttcagattattCTTAATCCCTATATATTTCAATTAGGGAAATGTATGCTTGTTTATTAGCAAtaaaactttacatttttttcccccttactGATTTTTCATGGATTTATGGATCCATAATCATTCACGTCACAGCCTGAGGGACATGAGGCTGGAACAGGATAATAGCCCTTAAATCCCCTTCTCTAAGCACTCAGATCTTCCCTGTCAGCAAGATTAAAACAGTCAACAGCAGTCTTCATGTGTCTATATCCCACAGTGAGCTTTCACAGCAACTGGAGTGGTGActggcaggaggaaaaatgcagaactgCCGCTGTGCTTGATATCACCTCGGTGAAGAGACAAGAGAGCAGGACTGTCAGTCTTAGTACCAGAAAGGATTGGTGCTAATTTGTCAAGCAGGTGAATgataagaaaggagaagagcaaGGGAAAATAGTATGTTGCAGTTTAACATGAGGAGGCAGTTTCCTTTCCTGAAAGCtaaaggaagagagagggaagCAGCAAATGTCCTTCCACAGCTCGCCAGGAGGAAGGACAATGAAGACATGTGTTTAGACAAGCAGAGTGGCTTTTCTGCCACTGCTCCGCtgagctcccagcccctgctgctccttggACCAGAGGGGAATTACAACTATTACGTGGATgatgaagatgaggaagaagaagagaaagaacaaggaaaatggcCAACCGGAGACCCATTTGAGGGAGAAAACAAGCCCTCGTCATCCATTCCTTGCTCCCCTGCCTTTTCCTCTGGAGCCCCAGCCATGGCATCCACTTCATCCGTGCTGAACATTAACGTCGGTGGCCAAAGCTACCGACTCACCTACCAGGCAGTGGCCATCTACCCCAAGACCCGCCTGGGTCGCCTGGCCACCTCCACTGACCGCCGCTGCCAGCTGGGCCTGTGCGATGACTATGCTGCCCAGGGAGACGAGTATTTCTTTGACCGTGACCCAGCTGTCTTCCAGCTGGTGTACAATTTCTATGCCTCAGGGGTGCTGCGTGTGAGGGATGAGCTTTGCCCACGCAGCTTCCTGGAGGAGTTGAGCTACTGGGGCGTGCGGCTCAAATACACACCCCGCTGCTGCCGCATCTGCTTCGAGGAGCGCCGCGACGAGCTGAGTGAGCAGCTGAAGGTCCAGCGTGAGCTGCGCTCCCAGGCAGAGGCTCAGGAGAATGAGCAGCTTTTCCACCACATGCGCTACTATGGGCCCCAGCGCTGGCGCCTCTGGAACCTCATGGAGAAGCCCTTCTCCTCTGTCACCGCCAAAGTGATGGCGGTGGCCTCTAGCTTCTTTGTGCTCATCTCCGTGGTGGCCCTGGCACTCAACACCGTGGAAGAGATGCAGCAGGTGGACCGGAAGAGTGGGGAGAGTCGTCCTGTCCTGGAGCACATCGAGACCCTGTGCATCGCTTTCTTCACCCTGGAGTACCTGCTGCGCTTAGTCTCTACCCCAGACCTACGCCGCTTTGCCAGCAGCGCGCTCAATGCTGTGGACCTCATTGCCATCTTGCCCCTctacctgcagctgctgcttgaaTGTTTCGCTGATGATGACCAGCCCCGAGGCCGGGGCTCTCAGCATGAGCACGATATCGAGAAGGTGGGACGGGTGGGCAAAGTGGGACAAGTGCTTCGCATCATGCGCCTCATGCGCATCTTCCGCATTCTCAAGCTGGCCCGCCACTCCACGGGGCTGCGTGCCTTCGGCTTTACCTTGCGCCAGTGCTACCAGCAGGTGGGCTGCCTTTTGCTCTTCATTGCCATGGGCATCTTCGCCTTCTCTGCCATGGTCTACACAGTGGAGCATGACGTCTCTAGTACCAACTTCACCAGCATCCCCCATGCTTGGTGGTGGGCTGCCGTAAGTAAACACAACTCAACTTGCTCAGTATCTAGAGACCATCCCCTCCCTCACCACCCTTCCTTTaccctcttctcccctccctttctAAAGTAGCTGACGGTCTTGAAAACAGAAGGCCTAGATCAGTGAACATCTGCTCTGAATTCAGAGCTTACAGGACATATGCACTCACTCACGCACACACACGCATGCACTCATTCACCTCAGTTGTAAGCTTTAATCAAGGCTTAATCAGGCAGACAGTGTTGAAATTCCCATCTGACCAAATGCAGGCAGTACTTGCCCTTTAAAGAAGAAGTgggaaaagagacagaaaagaaaagcttttctccaTTAAATCCTATTGACAGTGTtgccaaaataaacaaagaaaaaaagagtttattgGGCTAGCTGGTTGCAGCTGCACATGGGATTTTCATTCTTGATCTTTTTGAAAATCTACTGTGACCCATCATACAACTGCAAGATGATAAAACATGGTTTATGTACCATTCACTGTACTCTGGCAGGCAAACTTGCAAAGTCCAAACTGTCCCAGAGCTCTGGCTATTAAATTTCATTCGGACCAATGGTTGTTTTACACAAGAGATTGCATTCTGCTCCTTAGGTGGCACTTCCAGGATACGTCtgcacatatatacacacaaaacatTGGTGGTTATTTATATTGTGCCAGAGTTGATGaatgaatgcaaaaataagTGGCATGGCTCAGGAGGCTGATAATGGGATAGGCTGCCTTCTACATCTAGGTCACTGGTTCGAATCCCACATCAGTCTGTAGTGAGGGAGGTTAATGTGTGGTTAATGTCACCTTGAGTATTTTTGCAGCCTTTGCTAGAAAGAGTGTGATTCTTCCCAAGAGTGTGGGTAACTGGCTGAGGTTCTGCTGACAAGACTTGGAAAGGAAGGCAGAATGACCTCATTTCTAGAGACTGCCGTGGGGGTCTCTGCTCTAAGGCATTTGGGCACATCTCCTTGAGGTCTGAACTATCGCTGAGCCGTACTACACTCTGTTATGTGGAGGGATGTTTCTCGGGCAATGTATTCCATGTTGTTTGGTTCACCTCTTGCAGGGGCATGAAGATTTAGCTGGGAACACAGAACCATGAGAGTTTAAAGTACTCCACCTTACTTAAAAGCCTCCTGGCTCTGACAGCGTACTGGCAGAATGGTTCAGCATCCCAAACTCATGCTTCACCTTAGAAGCATTTACAATCAAAGATGGCCATGCAATTATTTCCAGTATGCTAATCAATTTTTCTCAGACTATTTGCTGACCAAAATGATAGTTATATCCTTCAAGGTGAGctacaaatacaaaagaaacaccTCTGGATTGATGAGGACTAGCAGACAATGGAGGCTGGGAAAGGGAAGCACAGGCTGTAAGCAGATGCTTAGCAGATAATCTTCATGCTCAGGTATGGCAGTTTCCCAATTATCATCTATACAATAacgtgattttttattttttttttgggggggagggtggggatTGACTATGGGGAGAGGGGAAGCTGATCCCTCCCTgtactgcagccagcagcatcagagtgctggaaaacaggagttctttgtgctgcagcagctgtgcatcTTTACAGCAGCCTGAGTCGAGTCAAAGGGCAGCTAGGTGCTACCCGTTGCACTAAGGCTTGTTCTAGTCCACCATCACTTGCAGGGTATGTGTATTTCCTGTCAGAGCAAGCAATGCTGGCCTCCATAACCCATTCTTATGGCAGGGCTTCAGGAGCACCTCTGCCCCCTGGACCTGACTATGTTGCTGGCTATGTCCCCATCACTTCCCAGGCAAGGAAACCAAGGCAAACAGATTGGAAAAGGATCAGAACTCATGCTGGACAATCAGCATAGCATGGGGACCACAGGAAGGCAACTCCAAACTGTCCAATAATGATACTTCtagccagcagctggagcaatCCTGGCCAAACTCACTGTTTCAGCAGTGACTGATTTAATGTGGCAGTTTCCCACATGTTTGTCATGATTTCTGAACATGTAAGATATATGAAAAAATCTTAAGACATCACTCCTGCAAGCTGGTAACACCATGATTATTTAGATACTCCTCTGAATTCCATATAACCATGACTATGtgagaaaggtgtttttagcTGAGCAAGTGTATCCAAAAGATGTGCTAGAGCATGCACATTGTGATTCTAAGGCACACAGAAATTTTTAAAGCCTATTCattctttaaaagtaaaaattaagaaatacagATCACTCAAATTTCATCAAAATCCAGCGGTGTCCACAGTCTGACCCACCCAAGAGAACAGCTCTCCCTCCCAAACTGTCACAGTGATGTCGAAGACTGTGCCAGTGGAACAGAACCTTATCACAGGATAATGGCTTTGTCCTGGCTGGTAGAGATAAACATCTTGCCCTCatctcagtatttatttttggagataTTTATCCTGTATTATCATTCAAATCCAGTGACTTAATTTCCATTAAACCAAGTGACTAATCCTTTTTATTCCGCAGGAAGCACCAGGTGCATCCTACAAATATGCTTATCCAGTGCTGTCTCACGTAGCCTAATActttctttatttgaaataacattttatttagcaTGTTAGAGGATGGCAGGCTGCACACCGTGACCTTCCAGAGACTTATTTCAGTGCAAAAGCCACAAGAGAATTACAGTAAAACTCCTGCCTGTACTGTATTCTGTGGAAGTTTTATATTACCAGATACAAACAGTCTCCTCgaatactgtaaaataaataaataaataaataaaattaattggcTGCAAAAGATCCCTTGCACATGAATATTACAAGGAAGCACCAGATTGCAGAACCCTGCAGGTTTTACCTGCCAGAGAAACATAAATTGTGTTTACTAAATGTAAACGTTATAAACAATCAAGATGCACAGAGTGGAAGAATATAACAGGAGTTATTTCATGCTGACTGTTTGCGAGTACATCATTTATATGTAACAACCATGTAAGCAAACAGCcaggaatttttaaaactttattttacaaagaaagtTTTGCATTGCTTGGTACTATATATGGGCCATATAAAACAAAGCTTATTCATATCTGTGTAgtctaaaaatagaaaaacgTGAAGGCTCAGGAAAAAGATCCTTTATGGACTATGTAGACAATGAGATGGCAAAATTCACAGGTTCATGTAAACTGGGAATATAAAATACCATCACTCACAAGCACACcgaaaatattttcagcaacCCCCAAACACTTCTTCAAATACAAATTCATAAAAATTCAGCAAAAGTTTGAGATTTCTAGATGACTGAGAAAGATACATGTTTTTTCATTAGGTCCTTGTATATGTGTAAACATTGAAGGCAATTTTATAAAGAAACTTCAGACTGCTGGGTCATATCTCCCAACAGTGCAAACattatcaaaatatatttcacaattACCTGAagtttttcatgtgtttttcattcatacttcacatatatataaatataacaagcAAAGGTAATACTCAAAATAGAACACACACAATAAGTCCCAAAATACCGGCTTTTATAAGCACACTGGATTTAGACACAGAGGGGTGCCTGTTCCCAGTGACACAATGAGGTAGCAGGATTACAGTTGTCACTGGATTTGTGCAGCCTTCTCTATCCACAGCTGAGCAAATCCACCCTCCAGACACGGTGGTGGGGAAACCATTTGGAAATTCCCTCTGCAAGacaaagcctttaaaaatcttCCTGACTGGTGCCTTGCTGCACTGTTGTCTGTCTTTATTGCAGGAGAgggggttatttatttatttatttgtttgtttattttaactggggacttttacataaaattaacaGTACCCAAAAAAGCCAGTGCAGGTGTGTGATGCAAAGTATAAGAATGATAGCTCCAGAATCACCTCTGATCCCTGAGCAAATCTAGAAAGATTACAAGGAGATAACCTTTTGTATGCCTCTTCCCAGCTAATAAGCTGACTGCTGATTTGCCTGTAGGTCAGCATCTCTACAGTGGGATATGGAGACATGTGTCCAGAAACTCACCTCGGCCGCCTGTTCGCATTCCTCTGCATCGCGTTCGGTATAATCCTGAATGGCATGCCCATCTCCATACTTTACAACAAATTCTCAGACTATTACAGCAAGCTGAAGGCCTACGAGTACACTGCTCTcaagaaagaaagggggaaggTGGACTTCACACGGAGAGCCATGAAGAAAATATCTGAATGCTGCGGAGAAAGTGCTGCCCGCCCTTTGCCACAACACTGATATGAGCAATGCCTTGCATGTTGGGTTGGAACagggaaactgaagaaaaagagggaaaattgATCAGCTAACTGGAGATAAACTGAAAAGGataacagtaacaaaaattAGATGgtgaaatctgttttgaagtgaattacttctaaaagaaaaggctcagattataacaaaagatttattttttcttggctttgttAGTCTGAGAGCAGCACTCAAGTGCTCATGAGCTATCTGGAAGGAGATTATTCAGACAAATCACCCGGAAATTCTGAATTAGATCCACGCAAAGATGTGGCCCCTTAAAACCGATCAGACCAATGTCAAAGACCAATGACCAAACCAAAGGGAAACAAATTGCTGCCATTAAGGGTCAGACCCttggctgctgccagggcagtCTTAAACAAATAGTATACTGACTGCATCGCTGAAATTGGTTTTGCATCATCTTTCAAAACTGGGAAAACAGCCTAGAATTCCTTCCTGAATATTAGCAGCATCTACACTCCATGAGCTCTCAGCTACTGAGCACTGGTAGTTATGCTTCAGTGTCCCAATTGTACTTTTCGTCCCAGCAAGTGACTTCCATTTTCACACCTAGACAAGCAACATGCTGGTTTTACTATTTtccccacctccacctccatAATCATCTTCCATTATGCCAAGATCTAGTGGAAAATCTGGATTTTGAGTTGATAAATGTCATCAGccttgaaaacatttctaaacaaaTACTTTCTCTAGGGTTAAGTGATAATCTACATTTATTCTACTACATTTAATATATCTACTTATtgaaatgttagaaaaataaCAGGCCTGTCACAGGATGTAAACATTagagaaatgttctgaaaaaatACTCAAACACGTAATAGGTAATATAACACTTTTCATGAAAAGGATCTTATTAGCTCTTGTCTGAAgtcaattttaaatataatttaaagtCAAGATACTTTGGTACATACAGATATTAAGGACACATTTCTGACACCTTAACCCACCTCCAGTAGTACCTTATTTCCTGAAATTACTTAGCCTTCTTTCACAGCTTGGCTTTTGCATGTTACCCCTAGAACTATGCAATAAatagtaataagaaaaaaaaaaaaaagaaaaaagaaaaaagaaaaaaaaaaaaaaagaataatatggGACCAGAATTTCTTGTATTAGTTCACAGTATATCAGGAATATTCTTTTTACATAAGAGCAGTCctaggattttaaaaataggaacCTGAGCAACAGATCTGAAAGAACAGTTATTTAATTGATAGTCAGATCCAAATAGTATAAACCACAGGGTAACAAAAAGAAGCAATGGCAGCAGTCACATGATTGTTATTCATTAGCACTCTTTCTGTGAAACAGCCTGACAGCAGAGATGCACTTTAAAATTCCTGAACTTCCACGTTGTGTCTGTAGTGTGCTGCTGAATGTAAATCATCATAGTCAAGTCTCAGAGTCAGGCTGGAGACAATGGTGTGAAGCTCACTCCTGGGACAACTGAGGGTGAAAACGTTCATTGATTTTGCTACATCCATACAAATTGTGTCAAGCCTGgggacatttttcatttgcatactGAGAAGGTAATCAGTAACCAAGTTGCTCTTCTCATTCTCTACCTCCAGACAAACTTATCATAAGCCCAACtgtcattttgttctttagGAATGACAGTCAGCACATTGTGTGCTGATCAGCTCTGTTAAAAGCTAAACGGTGTCTTTAAGGCACAGCTGAGCCCTGAGAGTTGACTGTGATAGATGTGTGCTGTCCTGGACTGCACACAATGCAGCAGGCACAATCCCAGCACTCATTGACAAGAATAGCTGCTTTACTTTGGCTCTGGGGTGGTATGAATTTGCATGG
The sequence above is a segment of the Aythya fuligula isolate bAytFul2 chromosome Z, bAytFul2.pri, whole genome shotgun sequence genome. Coding sequences within it:
- the KCNV2 gene encoding potassium voltage-gated channel subfamily V member 2; its protein translation is MRRQFPFLKAKGREREAANVLPQLARRKDNEDMCLDKQSGFSATAPLSSQPLLLLGPEGNYNYYVDDEDEEEEEKEQGKWPTGDPFEGENKPSSSIPCSPAFSSGAPAMASTSSVLNINVGGQSYRLTYQAVAIYPKTRLGRLATSTDRRCQLGLCDDYAAQGDEYFFDRDPAVFQLVYNFYASGVLRVRDELCPRSFLEELSYWGVRLKYTPRCCRICFEERRDELSEQLKVQRELRSQAEAQENEQLFHHMRYYGPQRWRLWNLMEKPFSSVTAKVMAVASSFFVLISVVALALNTVEEMQQVDRKSGESRPVLEHIETLCIAFFTLEYLLRLVSTPDLRRFASSALNAVDLIAILPLYLQLLLECFADDDQPRGRGSQHEHDIEKVGRVGKVGQVLRIMRLMRIFRILKLARHSTGLRAFGFTLRQCYQQVGCLLLFIAMGIFAFSAMVYTVEHDVSSTNFTSIPHAWWWAAVSISTVGYGDMCPETHLGRLFAFLCIAFGIILNGMPISILYNKFSDYYSKLKAYEYTALKKERGKVDFTRRAMKKISECCGESAAKTTNKQ